The genomic interval TTGAAAACCTCTCTCACCTCAGTTTTTGCTTTCTGCATTATTCTTGGATCTCTTACCATTTCTGCCATGGCCCAATCTATTGTGCTTGCTGATGTCTCACCTCCAGCACCAAAAATGTCCTGAAAAGTATATATCAAGCTTATCAAGGATGTTTTTGTAGATAGCAAAGTCCAATGCTTTAGAGCTCTCAAGAACTAACAAAGACGTCATCAGACATGTCGACATtggtaataatttgaaaaaataaaagtaatttaatgtaattaactacgtgtgtgtgtgtgtgtcagtGTTAGACAGTGACATATGTTGGACACTAAATACACTTTCAATCTGAAGTATCAGTCTTACATAGCTACAGAGTACATAAATGATGAGGCAAATGATTCACATCTTCAAAGATTTATATGAAGATATTAGATGGACTGGTTTTgaatattcatttaaattttactctAGTATACaagtttttcttcttcaaagtaTTTGAAAGAGGTTAATATGCTTACCATGATAATTGCCTTGATATTGCTCTTTGTTAATGAAAATTCTTGGTTGCTACCATCCTCATATTTTAAGAGAACATCTACTAGATCTTCTTCTACTTCACCTTGATCATCTTTGGCTTTTGTGTACTTTGCCTCTCTATGCTCATTGATAATGTTTTCCACTATCTGATCAGTTTGTCTATGAAACTCCTCAAGCTTAGGCCTCAAACCAGTAACATGTTGAATCCATTTAGAAGAAGGAAACAAATCTCCTAAGTTAAAACCTGATGCAACCTTTATTGATTGTTTCAGTATTGATATAAATTTCTCTTGGTCTTTGCATTCATTACCAAAGGCGGTCCTCGAAACAATCGTGTATATCGAAGAAATTACAGCTTGAGTGAGGTTGACGACAGATCCGTTCTCCGAACCAATCCTTTCGACAAGATTGAAGAACACTTCTTCTCTAATTGATTTGTATGAGTTCACCCTTTTAAGGCTTAAAAGCTCCAATGTGCAGATTTTTCTTAGCTGTCTCCAGTAATTACCATAAGGTGCAAAAGCTATATTTGTGGtattgtaagacattatttctGTAGCTAAGATTTGAGGCCTTGATGCAAAGTTAATATCATGTGTTTTCATTACTTCACTAGCACACTCAGGTGATGAAATGATAATAGTAGAAACCTCTCCAAGTTGAAGATGCATCAAGGGTCCATATTTTTTGGCCAAgtctcttaattttttatggGGTTGAGAGCTTAAAAGATTGTGTATATTTCCTATAATAGGTAGCTTTATTGGCCCAGGTGGTAAGTTATAAGTTGAGTAActtttcttctttcttatcTTTTGTACTATAAGGGTTAAGAGGACAAAGGAGAAAATATAGGACAAGTAGAGGACTAATAGAGCCATGGAAATGAAACATGGTATGAAGCCATATCCTACTAGCTAGTGTCTATATATATACAACATACACATTATTGAGCACTCTTCATGACCATGATGTGCTTCTacattttctgtttttttataCTCTCGTCATGGATCCAGATTGCATCATGTAGTCAGGAGATCAATAGTTGTTCAATTAAGATTAGACGGTACAAATTTCAAGTTCGTATTTTTAGATTtgataacaataattataataatagtaaaatttgtttaaaatcatGATTGTCTGATCTAAAACAGACGACCGTGAACCCTCTAATTTAAATGGGAGGAATGTAtgcaattcaattttattttatcatattcaaGATTTTCAGCATTCCTGTGACAAAagattcaatattttattaataaatgtgAGAACTTTGAAGTCTTTGCCTTGTAAAAGAAAAAGACAGGTTTTACACCCATTCCACAACTACCAAAGGCCGACCAGAATTATTAAAAGCACCAAGCCACTTTCTAACAACAAAATTTTATGTTTGACAACATGGCTCATGGCTGCATTTGGagtatataaataatttcaaatttaaaatgtatGGGGATTATGGCTTTTATAGTACTGAAACGTtcctaaatataagaaaaacaagacagaaaattaatatatttatcttaaatatattaattttctttgatttgtgtttgtttatatttaagtaTGAAATAGTATTTGTTGTGTGTCTAAAATGAACTTCAAAGAAGTTGTCGCTGTAACCATAAATACACAATGTTCTACTTTTACCGACAAGAATTAACACAAATGATTGAGAATATTAGGATTAACTCACTTTTGTTATAAGGTGATTGGGTGATTTAAGAGTGTAAAATATTTGGTGGTTTGAAGAAGTTGGAGAAACAgagatattttgaatttaattattccttctaacaaaatcaataattaattaccaaCGTTAGCTATTTAAAAAAACACTCCATTCCATTTGTTTATAGTTGTCTTATATCCTTATACATTATGGACATCATGTGAGAAAGTCTGATCAATTAGAGCTTCTCTTGACTATTATTTCCTTTAATATATTGTTTTGGAAGGTCTAAGTTTAACatgtaaaaaattcaaaatttagattttttttgaaagttcATAAGTTTATTTTTAGGGCTCGAGTTTagactttttttaaaagtttagtatatcttattaaattatttaaagacatatttcattattaatataatgaaataattatttgactaaTCTTTATAATTTGAAATACACCCACAAGTATATCGGtaaatgaaattaagttttattttattattcaatataatattttagaaactctaaatttatttaatattatattattataataatatatttaaatatataaaaattaatataaacgAATAtacttaaattacaaaaaagattaaaaatttattatttaatatcaagtaaaaatatataatataatgttgtaatagttataaaaattattattcgtATTTACTTAAATAAGTTGGTCTGAAAAATCTAAAATGTGGCTTTTGATCTCcttattatctattttataatttataatttattatgcagattattttcaatcatttcacaatcaatataattataattaaaaaaatgatgataaCCATATAAGGAAAACAATTATttccaattaattaaattattttaccatcaatatatttttaattcggTCAAAT from Cicer arietinum cultivar CDC Frontier isolate Library 1 chromosome 5, Cicar.CDCFrontier_v2.0, whole genome shotgun sequence carries:
- the LOC101494712 gene encoding cytochrome P450 71D9-like isoform X2, whose protein sequence is MALLVLYLSYIFSFVLLTLIVQKIRKKKSYSTYNLPPGPIKLPIIGNIHNLLSSQPHKKLRDLAKKYGPLMHLQLGEVSTIIISSPECASEVMKTHDINFASRPQILATEIMSYNTTNIAFAPYGNYWRQLRKICTLELLSLKRVNSYKSIREEVFFNLVERIGSENGSVVNLTQAVISSIYTIVSRTAFGNECKDQEKFISILKQSIKVASGFNLGDLFPSSKWIQHVTGLRPKLEEFHRQTDQIVENIINEHREAKYTKAKDDQGEVEEDLVDVLLKYEDGSNQEFSLTKSNIKAIIMDIFGAGGETSASTIDWAMAEMVRDPRIMQKAKTEEEECVQEAHLV
- the LOC101494712 gene encoding cytochrome P450 71D9-like isoform X1, with product MALLVLYLSYIFSFVLLTLIVQKIRKKKSYSTYNLPPGPIKLPIIGNIHNLLSSQPHKKLRDLAKKYGPLMHLQLGEVSTIIISSPECASEVMKTHDINFASRPQILATEIMSYNTTNIAFAPYGNYWRQLRKICTLELLSLKRVNSYKSIREEVFFNLVERIGSENGSVVNLTQAVISSIYTIVSRTAFGNECKDQEKFISILKQSIKVASGFNLGDLFPSSKWIQHVTGLRPKLEEFHRQTDQIVENIINEHREAKYTKAKDDQGEVEEDLVDVLLKYEDGSNQEFSLTKSNIKAIIMDIFGAGGETSASTIDWAMAEMVRDPRIMQKAKTEVREVFNMKEKVDENCINELNYLKLVIKETLRLHPPAPLLLPRECSKGCEIHGYHIPSKSKVLINAWAIARDPNYWIEPERFYPERFIDSTVDYKGNNFEYIPFGAGRRMCPGSTFGLRNVEVALAMLLYHFDWKLPCGITSEEMDMTEEFGVTVRRKDDLLLLPFAYNPLHVT